A genome region from Engraulis encrasicolus isolate BLACKSEA-1 chromosome 6, IST_EnEncr_1.0, whole genome shotgun sequence includes the following:
- the tor3a gene encoding torsin-3A, giving the protein MNGHERSPPRCVRLINKRVFAVLMFLFRFLPVFWAVSSTKADFFHFDSISNVSTYYFNYLYCNIWEGDCQPNQEDATQQVPTRELWPGFPQDYIRMLSEWYCSLGQCCESGDCRITNNITGLARDLQQRLHGQHLAQVVILKAVQGFIESPDSNKPLTLSFHGWSGTGKNFVARLVADNLYRDGVKSECVRLFIAPFHFPHAKLVDAYKVQLREAIRDMVLRCPQTLFIFDEAEKLHPGLIDAIKPYMDHYDNVDGVNYRRAIFLFLSNIGGAAINEVALDFWHSGQNREDIGMEDLEHRLRADAMGAQGGFAQSELLSGHLVDFFVPFLPLEYRHVKLCARDAYLARGVQPTDATLDDVAKAMLYVPKEEKLFSAQGCKSIPQRINFFLP; this is encoded by the exons ATGAACGGGCATGAAAGGAGTCCACCTCGATGCGTTCGTCTCATAAATAAGCGAGTGTTTGCAGTGCTAATGTTTCTCTTTAGGTTTTTGCCCGTCTTTTGGGCAGTGTCGTCGACGAAGGCAGACTTCTTTCATTTCGATAGCATATCAAACGTTTCTACTTACTATTTCAATTACCTTTATTGTAATATCTGGGAGGGAGATTGCCAACCAAACCAAGAGGATGCTACCCagcaag TTCCGACCCGGGAGCTGTGGCCAGGCTTCCCCCAAGACTACATCCGCATGCTGAGCGAATGGTACTGTAGCCTGGGACAGTGCTGCGAGTCTGGCGACTGTCGAATAACCAATAATATAACAG GGCTGGCCAGAGACCTTCAGCAGAGGCTCCATGGTCAGCACCTGGCCCAGGTGGTGATTCTGAAGGCGGTCCAGGGGTTCATCGAGAGCCCAGACTCCAACAAGCCCCTCACGCTCTCCTTCCATGGCTGGTCGGGCACCGGCAAGAACTTTGTGGCGCGGCTAGTGGCTGATAACCTCTACCGCGACGGGGTGAAGAGCGAGTGTGTGCGCTTGTTCATTGCGCCCTTCCACTTTCCCCACGCCAAGCTTGTGGACGCATATAAG gttcAGCTGCGAGAGGCCATAAGGGACATGGTGCTGCGTTGTCCTCAGACGCTCTTCATCTTTGACGAGGCGGAGAAGCTGCACCCTGGCCTCATAGACGCCATTAAGCCCTACATGGACCACTACGATAACGTAGACGGAGTCAACTACAGGAGagccatcttcctcttcctcag TAACATCGGTGGTGCAGCTATCAATGAGGTGGCTCTAGACTTCTGGCACTCTGGGCAGAACCGAGAGGACATCGGCATGGAGGATCTGGAGCATCGGCTGAGAGCAGACGCCATGGGGGCACAAG gTGGATTTGCCCAGAGCGAGCTGCTGTCTGGTCACCTGGTCGACTTCTTCGTGCCATTCCTGCCCCTGGAGTACCGCCACGTCAAGCTGTGTGCCCGCGACGCCTACCTGGCACGGGGCGTGCAGCCCACTGACGCCACTCTGGATGACGTGGCCAAGGCCATGCTCTATGTACCCAAGGAGGAGAAGCTGTTCTCGGCACAAGGCTGCAAGTCCATCCCACAGAGAATCAACTTTTTCCTGCCCTGA